Below is a genomic region from Trichocoleus sp..
AACCCTTTTCTCTTCTTCACCTGCAAGCTTTTGTCCTGTACTTAGCCCCATCACTATAGAGAGCAGGTATAGAATATCTCAGCAGATCTAAGGAAAGCTCAGTTTCTTGTTCTGCTAGTTCTCTTGCTCTATTAGGTTCTGCAACAACTCGATAAATAGCACAAACCTGCCCAGAAAATTCTTTCTCTAAAGTCTTATTATTTTCTTCAATAAATAATTCTTGCTCTTCGGGTGAGTATTTAGTCGTTCTTATTATTGCTTGTGTTGCCTCTAAAATTTCACTTAAATTGGAACATGTTAATTTTTTAAACTGGATTCTACCTAAAATGAAATCTTCAACGCCATGCAATGATATTCCGCCAAGTGGAATATAAACTTTTTGCTCAATTGAGTATGATTCGACTTCATTACAAATCTGAGTAAAATCTTGGGTAGCTTTGTTAATTCCATGCTCAATGATATTAAAAATTGCATCTTGAAGTACTTTATCAACATATTTCTCTGAAAACTTAGCACCCCATTTATCTTTGATTAGGAGTTCTTTCAATAAGTTGTTATAACTATCAAAGTTCTCTCCGACAAGACAAAATTCTAATTCGTCTCTCGCAAAAGAGCGCCAATTGACTGAGTAATCTTTGGAAAAAGAGGCAGGTGCACTATCAACAATTCTAGAGAGCTGATTCAGAATTGAGCTCTTTCTTCTTTCATGCATAATCTCATTACCCTCTAACTCCACAATCCGTGAGGCATTTTTTACTTATAGTTAGATACAAACGGGTGTGAGCTTCACCCCAGCCCTTTCAAGTTGTTAAATCCAGGTTAGAGAATAGCGCTTAAACCGCGAGTTCTCGTTCTGAATTCTCAACATTTCGTAAAAGGGAATTAGTTTTCCCGATTGTGGCTGTAAACCAAAACGGTCAAACTTAGTATCCTCGTTCGCCACCTTGATAGGTCTAGGGCTTCCCTTCCACATAGGATACAGCCTCTATACCTTATTTTTCACTTAATCAGTTTGGAAAAAGCTTTAATGGAAATTGAAGCTTTTTCAGATTGTAAAGAATTAGTAAAGATCTCGTGAAACCTCCTGATTAATCATCCTCCTTACTCTGATGAGTTCTTAGAATTAACCTAGATGGATGAATGTGACGTACATGATAAAAATACATTAGGTGGGGATAGGTAGGGACTAAGCTAATAGAAACACGATCTCATTAACTATACAGAGAGTACGTTTATGTCGGAAGAAAAGCTTAACCAGTCGATGAGTTTCAGTGGTGGTCAACTTTCAGGGGTTCAAGCTGGACAGGCAGGTCGTGACCTTTCTCAGAACCAGCAGTTTAATCAAGCTCAAGTTGAAAAACAGCTATCATCTGACGATGTCATTGAATTAATTGAACAAATTGAAACTTTATTCAAGGGTTCAGATCTAACCAATAGCCAAAAAGAAAAGGCTGTTCAGCATTTAGAGATAGCCAAGGCAGAAGCTACGGAAACACAGCCCGATAAAGATTTTGCCCTCAAAAGCTTACAGCGGGCAACAAGAATCCTCAAAAATGTAGACGAAACTGCAACAGTAGGACAGAATTTATGGCAAAAATTGGAGCCAATTGCGAAAAAACTGGCTCCCTGGTTTGGAGTAGCAGCAAAAACACTTCTGGGCATGTGACCTAATGAGGTATGAGCCAGCAATCCTCATTTGAGCCAGATCAAACCCTCAATATCAGTAGTGCTTCTATCAAAAATAGCCAGATTGGGCAAGCGGGGCGTGATTTAACTCAAATTAATATTGTTCTAAATAGCATTGCAGAATTGGGACAATTAGCTTCAGAATCTACTTCACCTCTAATACGGGAAATCTTCGGTCGAGTTCTAGAACAGACCAATTACTTTTTAGAGAGAATCAAAGCTCTTAGGCAAGCAGAGCAATGGTTGACCAATAAGGATTTTAGATTGAATTTAGCATTCGATATTGCTGGTACTGTACTAAACAGTATGTCCTTTAGCACTTATCCAACTCCTGAAGTGGAAAGGGAAGCTAAAGCTGAATTCGTCTACAACTTATACGATTGCCTCTGCTGGCTTCTCGAAGCATTCCAGAGTGGCATAGCTAAGGAATTTGAATACGATTTCAAGCTCGCGCTGAGCAAGTACCCTTTAGAACTCTATATCCATGCACTGCGCACACTTAAGCGTAGGGCTAAGAAGGATTTAGGCAATAAAGTTGTTAGCAACATAGTTAGTGAGTATGTTGATATGTTGATGGAACAAGTAAAGAATATTTTTAGAACATAAAAACTTGAAAGGCAAGCTAAAAGTCTCTTCCTATCTTCTAGGATTTCTTCGGCAATATCCAGGCTTTCCATTCTTTAACAAGCGACTAACCCAATGACGTCCTGGTCCACAACTGGGTATTTCTGTCTCTTGCAACCTTGATATAAAAAGGTTTTTGATATCTCCAGTCCTTTGCTGAGGGCGGAAGTATTTCTCTTGATCACGGTAAGCTTCAAGAAAAGCTATTGCTCTGTTCAAGTTCTTTACACATTCACTAATCTGTGAGCTTGTGTGGCCATTTAAGCCTGATCGAATTTCCTTTAATGCTTTGATAAAACGAGTTATATCGTCTTCTAGATGCATCTAACAAGTTTGAGATGGGGTACACTTATTTCTTCAAAACTTGAAATACGCATCAGGATGTCTAGAAAATAAAGTTTTCCTATGGATTTTTAATGAAGAATTTGTGTATAAGTGGCTATGAGCAATCACCTACTTATTCAGAAGCCCTCAGCCAGATCCCTAGGAGCCAATAGCGGCAAAAGTTCCTAGCTCTCGTGGTTATTCTTGCCTTTAAAGCCACAGTAGCTTGCAAACAGATCAGCAATTGAAATTTCCAGCGATATAGAAATCTTTTCGATATTTTCTAAAGCGGGGTTGATTTTCCCCCGTTCAAGATTAGCAATATAGCTACGATGAACTCCTGCTCGCTCAGCTAGAACTTCCTGTGTGAGGTCAAGCTCTCGTCGTCGTCGTCGCACAGCTTGCCCAAAGCGTTGTTTAATGTTGAGTTCTTCATTTTGGATCACTACACAATCGTCAGAAAGTGCAGTGTTTTTGTCTATACAATATAAATAACATTTCGTGCTATATAAATAACATTGCAACCATAGTCTTTGGTGCTGCCATGTTTGAGCCGCAATTTCAGCTACCGCCTTTTACTCCACCAGCGTCACTTCCAGTAGCTCTGCCGCAACCTAGATTCCAGATTGGCGAACGAGTCCGGTGGCAAGCTGTTCCCAGTCCTGATTTTGGGCGTGTGGTGGGAGTCATCTACACAGGAGAGGCTACCCATCAAGCTTCCGGCTTGCATTACCTCATTCTGCTCGATGAGCAAAGTCCTTCTCATTCCATTTGCATCCATGACTTTGCCCTTGAAGAAGATATCGAGCATTTTGAACAGGAGCAGAGATGACTGAAGCCCAAAGACAACGGGTACTGGCACTACACAGCCAAATGGTAATGTCCCCTGAAACCTTTTGCTACCGCTGGGGAGTTGGATATGACACCCTTGCTGAAATCTGCTGTGTTTCTAAATCCAGCACTTACCATTGGCTAGCCGGACAAACGAGCCGTCGAGTTGCAGGCAGACCCTATCAACGAATCCTAGCTGTTGCCGATTTCCTGCTCACAAATGCGGCACAGATGCAGCCCTTGTTGGAACGTTGGCAGGAGCAGAACTGATCTGGTACTTCCTCCCAGTTTTGTCAATCTGACAAAACTTGCTTGCAATCTATAGGAAAAGCTCGTTTGATGAGAACAGTTGCACTGATTGGGTGCTTTCATCAAACGCTTATTTTGCGTCAAGGGCTGAAGTCAATGGAGCGGGAAGATAGTTCAGAAGACTTAATGGAACAACTAAGGAAAGCGGCAGAGGCAGAAGCAAAGCAGCAATTTTCATGCGATCCAGATAGTCCTAATTGGGTTGCGTCACTGCCAAAGAACAAGACAGTAGTAGGTACTCTGTCAGAGGTTATCGAAGCAATACAGCAATCTTTTACTCTCAAGCCTGATCAAGTTCGCAAGCGGGCGTTAAAGAAAGGATATGTAGAGGGTGGCAGTAAGCAATTCCCTGATTGGATTATTCAGTGGAACCCTGAAGTCGTAGAAGTATTCAGGTCTCAATCAGAAATCAATTTCTAGTTGATGCTCCATTTTTATTACAATCAATTGTCAGCAATAGGGAAAAAACCACTACGCCCTTCATTAGGATTTCCAGTGAAGTTCGTCAATGAAATTTTTCCTTCAATACCTTCTGGCGGTCGCTCATTCTCAATAATTAGAATCTGGCTATCATCGTAGTTATTAGCAAGATATTCGTAAAAACTTTCTCTAAGTCCTACACCTTCTAAAAGGGCTTTATCTTCAGACGCTTCTGGTTTCCAGTAGGCTAAGAGAGGTGAGTCTAACACTACAAACCCTGGATGAGATAAGTTTCTTTCCTTACAAAAATCCATTAATCCTATTGTCATAGCTGCATGAGTAACCGCTCTTAATCCTTTTCCCCTACTACTACGAGGTTGCCCTCCTATGATTAAATCCTTTCTTCGCTCATCAAATGAAACACGATCTGATCCAGGGAAATTCCAAGCCTGAAGCAAATTTTGTACTGTTCTTGCAAAGTCATCTTGAACCGATGTTGAAAGGTCTACGGGTGACCTAACAGTAGTAGAAGATGACTTTATCTCTGCCTGAAGAGAAGACCGTTTTTGCTGCATTTGCTCAATTCTGGTGGACAATTCAACGATTCGTTGCATTTCACTAGATTGCTTAACAATTTCACTGAAAGTATTCCGTGCATTACTAAGGGGAGAGTTAATTTCTTGTATTTCTTGATTAAGTAATTGCAATCCGGGTTCTAGTTGCTCCCGCTCGTTTGTCAGTTCCTCGGACTCAGCCCTTAAACCTTCTGCTGTCTGGGCAAGCTCTTCTGAAAGCTGTTGAACCTTAGAGATCTCAGCCGCCGCAGCATTGATAATACCTTCAATATCACCATCACACGTTTCATCTTGATGGTGTCCATTTGATAAAGCACCACATAAAGGACATGTTGCCCTCTCCTCTAAATGAACAAAAAGAGAACCTGATTCTTCAATTGAAGTAAGCCGCTCAAGATCAATGCGATAATGTTCCTGCAAAAGGTCAAAACGGGACAAGAGGCTTGAGATTTCCTTAATCCTAGTAGTTAAGCTTTCTTTATGTTCTGAAATTTCACGACGACGCTCAATACGGCTATTTAAGTTCTGATCAAATTGATTCAGAATCTCTTTCTGTCTTTGTAATTGGGCTTCAAGAGAGGCTAATTGTTCTTCAGCATGAGTAGGAGTAATCTGAACACCTTCTAATTCGGATTGTTGTTCTTGAATCAATTCATCAATAAATTCAAGTTTTGCTATGTTGTTTTGTCGATTTTTATTTCTTTCACTCTGTATTCTATCCTGCTCATATAGATCACTAGCATCTATACCAGTAAGAAGTAGTTTTAAAAGAGAATATTCTACTGTGACTTCTGTGAAGTTTGCAGATAAGAATGGAGAACGCTGCTTTGTTATATCATTCTCCTGAACTATAACCAATTTAGCAAGATTGCGAAAGCTAAGACTTTGTGTTTTACCGTTTTGATTCTTTTGAATATACTTATTTTCTAATCCAATTAAGGACAAAAGATAAGTTGAGAGAGCTTCATTATTTCCATGTTCATGCGTTGCAGAAAGATTCCTTGCTTCAACATTAGGTTCATTCTCTAACCATGATCCTTTATACTGACTAAAGTTTCCTCCACTTGTACTTCTTTGCAGAGTAAAAAGTTCATTCTCTCTTGCTCTTACAACAAGTCTTGCTCTGTCATAGCCATCACGCTGAGGAATATCTCTTAGTGGGTTCTTTGTTTCAGTAACACTAGCACCTAAAAGAAAGTCGATTGCTTCTACAAGAAACGATTTCCCTGTGTCTGATGCCCCTCTTATAATATTCAAGCCTTTGTGAAATTCTAACGAAGCTGAAGGTTTAGAGGTACTAAGGAAGGAAATTCCTGCCAGTTGAAGAGGAGACCAGCTCATTGTCCTTGCCTCCCTGGGGTCTCTAATGGCTGAAATTGGGTAGACCAATTCCGAAAGAAACTTTGCTCTATTTGCTTCAACTCCTGAAGAGACGAATTACCAAATCTCTCAGTTACCCATTCTGCACGTTCTTTAAGCCTATTAATGTATGGAGAACTCAGCATTGAAAGGAACGCACTTGCGTTATCTGATGCTTGATATTCAAATCCGTTGGATGAAACTATATGCTCTACAAGACCACGACTGATCATCAATAACAATCCACGCTCAATCAATCCTCGTTTGATAGTCAGTTCACCTGAGCGAAGTGGCAGTGGAGCATGCAAACTATCTGGACCGTGAACATCACCTGAATGAACTGTAAAATAATCAAAGAAAACTAAGAACTGAAGGTCGAGTGAACGAGGATATATCGCTGTTAATATAGTTAAAGATCTAATTCCGATTTCAAGCGGACTATTAAAAGGTGAGGTCATATCATAACTCCTCATCCGTCGATACCCAAATTAATTTATCTTCATTAGCAAGCTGATGGCAAATACCTTGCCTATCCTGTGTTTGGACAACACTCGCTAAAGGATTTGATGTTATTGGGATTTGTGCTGCTTGAGAAACTGTTGCTCTCATTCGAGCTAATCCATCAGCGTGATCATCTCCATGAATATCTACAACGCCGTGATAAATCTCATTCTGCAACCTTTCAAAGGTGCCATTAGGGACGGTATCACGAGCATAGTTGCGTAGATACTCTGCGTGATAGAATCGCTCCCTCTGCCTTAAAAAATCTTTTTTAAGGGCAGGTTTAGAAGCCGTAGAGAGGTCTTCAAGTTTACTAATAGGTGTACCTAGATGTTCTGTATAAGCATTAAATAAGTGCTTGATATAGCGACTCTCTGTTACATCGTGATCTTCTGGGGGGTGTGGAACTGCTGGTCTTGGAGGTAGTCCTCCACCAAATCGAACGGAATGAAAAGGTGTTTTTGAGTGTTGTTCTATCATTTCCACAACTGTTTTCGATGAGAAAATGGAAAAATCAAAGCTTTCAAACCAATCAAGTAAACCATCCTCTAGTGGGATGCTTTCACTTTCTGTAATCTTATTTTTGCAGTGTTTTTCCCAATTCAATTTGATCTCTTGCTTAAGTTCTACCGGATTACGAAGTAATCTAGTTAGTTTTGTACCTACACCATGAGGTGCAACAAAATAATACTTGCGGGGAACAGAATATTTTTTCTTATATGAGTAATAAATAACTTTACCAAATTCGATCCAAATGTCGCTTGGAGCAAGTGCATGGTCATAATGCTTGCATTGGTAATTATCCCATTCACCTTTCAAGTCTTTAGTTGTATAGCCCGCAACATCTATACCCATATCCCCTGCACCTCCAGACGGCTCAACAGAGACATATAAATCTTTTAAGGAACTTATACACTCTCCTGTAAAGGATTCCCATTCTTCTGGAGAGAAGGTTTTAACACGAATTACTTTATTTATTGGGAGTCCAGTTGAAACATGCTCTGCCGATGGATACGATGCGGATGCCGCTGGAGCTATTGGCTTCATTATGTCTTTGTCTGCTGTCAAGCGCGTATCCCTTTATAATTTGCTGATCTGCCCAATTCTACTTCGGATAATGGGGTAAGTCATGCCGTAGGAAGGCTAGGTTTGTGTATGCATAAAAATTTATTTTACAGAGTTTAACTGTAGCTTCACCCGTATCGGGGGACTGAAATAATTCTTACTTTAGATTTATCCCGAAGAGCATGATTTGAGAGTTACGGTCTATCCCCAGATTGAATAGATCTACAACAAATTTCCGCATATTTGCCCAATCACCTTCGGTAGAGCTTTTGTACTATAGGTATGTACTTGATACAAGGGATTAAATGCTCTAATGCTAGGCTCTAGTCCTTGTAATCGCGCGTTGAAGAAAGGGTATATAGAGAGCACTCGATTGAATTTCTAATGGAATCCCTAAGATTGTGGAAGTACACAGGTCTCAATCAGAAATCAACTTCTAGTTAATATTTCATTTCTGAAAGCGTCATAGAGTGATCGCAGGGATTGAAGTAGGGCAATTGGAACCATAAGTTGAGCAACTCTATTTGGAAGCATAAAGCGAGCAACTTGCTCAACTTATGGGTACAGTCACAAGCTAGATGTCCTGATTGATCGCTCTGCCTAGTTGCGGGATACGCAAATAAACAGATCCATGAAAGCATTATACAAAGAGGCTTTTGAAGGTCAATAAAATTTACTGGACTAGATTTGGACTACTTTTTTACGTCCTTTTTATTCCTGTTTTCCCCCTGTGGCTGTTCCTCACTCCAGATTTTCATTCTTGAGAGGAACCCATAACTTCGATCGCCTCAATCCTAACACCCTAATCCAACAACAAATAGCAACTTGCTTTACCGTTATTATTATGAGACTCATTAATCCAATTTTGTGTCTCATAATTAGAATACTAGTCTTATTTAAGTCTTATATCAATACAGAAAAATTCATACTGAGACTAACAGTGCGATTGGACAATCTCATTATGAGACAAACTTTGCATTACTTTTACCCTGCTCCAAATATGACGATCGACTGAAATAAATCAAATAAATCTCAGCGAGCAAGAAATAACTGAGTATGAGTCAACAATTACGCTGAGTAAGTACAAAGGATGCTGCTGTAGATTGACCCTCCAACAACAAATGAACTCAAAAACAACAAATAAATGAATTACCAGCACCCATCTTTTTTGGATCAAAACGAACCAAATTTAGTATCAAGAAGGAAATAACTTGATGCAGTCTGGGGAATTGTCACAATAAGATTCCTATCTGCTGCTCCTTATCCCTCTAGTTCAATATCACAAAAGCTTCATCAGAAATCAGCCTCTAGCACTGGCAAAAATAGATTGCAGGATGTTATGAAATGGAAAGAAGGCTGTTCTACCTATCCGGAGATGAATTAAACAGCGGCTCTTTTATCTATCCTCTTTTCTGCTAACACCATGCGCTGGAAACGATCGCTGCGTTATCTATATCTTCGATTACTACGGCTCCGAGACACACCCGATCAAATTGCCAAAGGGTTTGCTTTCGGTGTGTTCTGGGGAATGTTTCCCTTACCGGGGCTGCAAATGGCAATCGCGATTCTCACAGCGGCTCTGTTTCGCAGCAGTAAAATTGCAGCAGCAGCAGGCACTTGGCTAACCAACCCGATTACGACCCTTCCCTTCACTGCCCTCAATTTTCATATTGGACAAACCGTTTTAGGGCGAGAATGGCGCGATCTGCCGCTGGGTAGTCTCCAATCCTTGCAAAGCTTCATGGAGCTAGGCACAGAATTCATCACGGCTTATCTGCTGGGTTGTGCGATCGTTGGTTTTTGTGGTGGAACCTTGAGCTATATTGTCGGCGTCCCAACAGTAGCTTACCTGAAGCAGCGATTGGATCGACGGCAGCGAAAGCAGAAGCGGCAGAAGCGATGGCATCAACCTTCTCGTTTTTAGAATTTCAAATTTAGAGTTCGAGGATTTGCACTGCTCAATTCAATTCAGAGAAACGCTTGCAATACGCCTCAGAAAGTGATGTGATTTTCAGAGGGACGATCTCCAGGTAAGACCTACGCGACTGCTCAATCAAACAACACTCAAAAATTATTCCAACGGTCACATCGTTCTGCTGGTGACAGCACTGCTCACTGTCTTAGCCTACGCTCTATTTGGCTTACGTCTTTTGCTACAACCTTTCTTTGCTCCAGCGCCTCACCTTTTAACTGATCCTTTTTTGCAACTGCCGTCTCCAACTTCGGTTCAAGTCGTTTGGTTCAGCGAATTTAATGGGAAATCGCATCAGGTGCAGTATGGCAATAACCTGGAGCAGATAGCGATCGCCAAGACAACAAAGCTCTCCCGAGTTCGGGAAGATCAGCAGTCAAACATCGGCAACCCCGAAACAGACGGACAGCCCTACTCAAAACCCACCTATCGAGAGATTTGGCGACACGAAGCAGCCGTAACCGACTTACAGCCCAACCAGCGACTTCCTTACCGCGTTCAAAGCACTCGAGAAGATGGTCAAGTATTGCAAAGCGATCGATTTACGCTGGCTCCAACTCCCACTACAAACCAGCCGCTCAAAATTCTCCTCACTTCAGATCACCAGCTGATGCCCATGACCCCTGCTAACTTGCAAAAAGTTGTGGAGACAGTAGGGCAAGTCGATGTAGTCTTGATGGCGGGTGATCTCGTGAACGTCCCCGATCGCGCTTCTGAGTGGTTTGATGACAGTCGGGGCGGAGCCTTTTTTCCCAGTTTGCAGGGACGTGCCCGCTATGAGTTAGAGCGAGGTGGCATCAAGACCCGCTATCAGGGAGGCGCAATTATTCAGTCAGCTCCACTCTTCACAGCATTAGGCAATCATGAAGTCATGGGTCGGTTCAGCCTTGACACTCCTCTCAATGATCAATTTAATGATCCAATTCCTTCACAAGCAGTAGAACCGCTGTACCAGCAAGTCAGCAAGCAGATTAATCCAACCGATGATCCGATGCTCTGGCAAAACTGGATGAAGAATCATACGTTTAATAGCGACACCTACGAGGAAATTTTTTCTCTGCCGAACACAAGTCCGGGCGGCAAAAAATATTATGCGGTCACATTTGGCGGCATTCGGCTGATCTCGCTTTATGCCACAAACATCTGGCGAGTTCCCAGCCTGGAACCCGATGCAAGAGGTCGCTATCGAGAACGAGATGCCGATTTGGCTGATCCCTTACGCTGGGGCTATGGACAGCACATTTTTGAACCGATCGCCCCTGGCAGCCCTCAATACAATTGGCTCCAATCTGAACTGAACAGCCCAGAATTCCAGCAGGCAAAATATAAGATCGTCATGCTTCACCACCCGCCCCATTCGTTGGGCGACAACATCGTTCCGGCATACACCAACCCGGTGCAGATCATCGATCGCTTTGCCAATGGTCAGATTAAATCGGTTCGCTATGAATACCCATTAGCGCAAGACTACCTCATTCGAGATGTCATCCCCTTACTGGAAAATGCAGGCGTGCAGCTAGTCCACTATGGACATTCTCACCTGTGGAATCGCTTTATCAGTCCATCTGGAATGCACTTTTTAGAAACCTCTAATGTTGGCAATAGCTATGGTGCATTTATCGGCAACCAGCGGCGGAACAGTCCGATCGGGTTTAAGGAAACTTATGCCGTAACAGGTGACCCAAATGGATTAGAGCCGATCGTGCCAACCTTGAACCCATTGCAGGATGAGAACCAAAACAATTTGCCTTACATTGCCAGCAACGATATCACCGTGTTTAGCATTTTAGAAACAGGCAGCGGCATTGTCAGCAGTTATCGATTTGACACCAGCAAGCCCAACTCGGAGGTCGTGAAATTCGACCAGTTTTTGTTAGGACGACAGTAAGAATTTTTGCATCAACAAGAGCAGCGGGTTTGACACTAATTCTAATCATTCTTCCTGGTTCACTTTTTCCTGGTTCACTCCGGGTTGCCAGGGTCAGCAAGCACAAATTTGCACCAATTGTTGTTTCACTCGAAGCATCATTCACAGAACGAATGCTTTATGAGCAACCTTTTATTAGCACTCTTAAAAACAAAAATAAAAATAGCGAAAATTGAACGTTTGTAAAGAACAGACACAATCAATAACGCTGACGCAGCAATGCCTAGGATTTATAGCGATGATAAATCTTAGTTATCAAAGTCCACCCCGATTATTTGAGCAAGTTAATTAGGAAAGGAAACAATGCACATTTCTCCACAAATTGCCTACGACAATCTCAAACTGCTAGAGCGTGTTGATATTGCGATGAGTGCTTTTTATCGGCAGCAAGCTCAGGAAGTATTAGCCGACCCAGAAGTTAGCCTGACCTGGAGACAAGCAATTGCCGATCGGCTCAACCAAGCCAATCACTTACTGGCACTGATAACCGTTGGCAAAGATGATAGCTACTAAGATGATTCAAACAGGTAAGAATTAATCTAGGTAAAAATAATTCATCTTTTGTCCTTTTTCCAAGAGAGG
It encodes:
- a CDS encoding helix-turn-helix transcriptional regulator, translating into MIQNEELNIKQRFGQAVRRRRRELDLTQEVLAERAGVHRSYIANLERGKINPALENIEKISISLEISIADLFASYCGFKGKNNHES
- a CDS encoding ABC-three component system middle component 2, which translates into the protein MTSPFNSPLEIGIRSLTILTAIYPRSLDLQFLVFFDYFTVHSGDVHGPDSLHAPLPLRSGELTIKRGLIERGLLLMISRGLVEHIVSSNGFEYQASDNASAFLSMLSSPYINRLKERAEWVTERFGNSSLQELKQIEQSFFRNWSTQFQPLETPGRQGQ
- a CDS encoding ABC-three component system protein: MTADKDIMKPIAPAASASYPSAEHVSTGLPINKVIRVKTFSPEEWESFTGECISSLKDLYVSVEPSGGAGDMGIDVAGYTTKDLKGEWDNYQCKHYDHALAPSDIWIEFGKVIYYSYKKKYSVPRKYYFVAPHGVGTKLTRLLRNPVELKQEIKLNWEKHCKNKITESESIPLEDGLLDWFESFDFSIFSSKTVVEMIEQHSKTPFHSVRFGGGLPPRPAVPHPPEDHDVTESRYIKHLFNAYTEHLGTPISKLEDLSTASKPALKKDFLRQRERFYHAEYLRNYARDTVPNGTFERLQNEIYHGVVDIHGDDHADGLARMRATVSQAAQIPITSNPLASVVQTQDRQGICHQLANEDKLIWVSTDEEL
- a CDS encoding DUF2062 domain-containing protein — its product is MRWKRSLRYLYLRLLRLRDTPDQIAKGFAFGVFWGMFPLPGLQMAIAILTAALFRSSKIAAAAGTWLTNPITTLPFTALNFHIGQTVLGREWRDLPLGSLQSLQSFMELGTEFITAYLLGCAIVGFCGGTLSYIVGVPTVAYLKQRLDRRQRKQKRQKRWHQPSRF
- a CDS encoding metallophosphoesterase family protein, which codes for MTALLTVLAYALFGLRLLLQPFFAPAPHLLTDPFLQLPSPTSVQVVWFSEFNGKSHQVQYGNNLEQIAIAKTTKLSRVREDQQSNIGNPETDGQPYSKPTYREIWRHEAAVTDLQPNQRLPYRVQSTREDGQVLQSDRFTLAPTPTTNQPLKILLTSDHQLMPMTPANLQKVVETVGQVDVVLMAGDLVNVPDRASEWFDDSRGGAFFPSLQGRARYELERGGIKTRYQGGAIIQSAPLFTALGNHEVMGRFSLDTPLNDQFNDPIPSQAVEPLYQQVSKQINPTDDPMLWQNWMKNHTFNSDTYEEIFSLPNTSPGGKKYYAVTFGGIRLISLYATNIWRVPSLEPDARGRYRERDADLADPLRWGYGQHIFEPIAPGSPQYNWLQSELNSPEFQQAKYKIVMLHHPPHSLGDNIVPAYTNPVQIIDRFANGQIKSVRYEYPLAQDYLIRDVIPLLENAGVQLVHYGHSHLWNRFISPSGMHFLETSNVGNSYGAFIGNQRRNSPIGFKETYAVTGDPNGLEPIVPTLNPLQDENQNNLPYIASNDITVFSILETGSGIVSSYRFDTSKPNSEVVKFDQFLLGRQ